AATGGACCGTGCGGGGGGCGGAGCTGGCCAGCCTCGCCGCCAACACCCCGTACGAGGGAATGCGGTTGCCCGCCGTGGTGACCGCGACGCTGCTGCGCGGGCGCGTGACGGCCCGCGAAGGGAAGATCTGCTGATGGAACGGTTGCTGCTCACCCTGCTGGTGTTCGCCTGCTTCCTGCTCGGGCTCTGGGCCATGCGACGAAGCTGGCGGCGCCGCGCGCGCTCGCAGAGCGCGCAGCTGCCGCCGTTCCCGCAGACCCCCGCCGAGCCGGGGGAGGAGCTGCTGCCGGCGAACAAGGGGCTCTACGTGAGCACCACCACGGCCGGCGACTGGCAGGACCGGATCGTCACGCGCGGCGTCGGCCTGCGCGGGCGCGCGGTGCTGCGGCTCTACCGCGAGGGCGTGGAGATCGACCGGGCCGGCGCGCCCGGGTTCTTCATCCCCCGCGAGTCCATTGTGGAGGTCAAGCGCGCGAGCGGGATCGCCGGGAAGGTGATGGGCACCAACAGCCTCATCGTCATCACCTGGCGGCTCGGCGACAAGGAGCTGGACACCGGCTTCCGCGGCGACGACCTCGACGTCTATCCACAGTGGATCGAAAACTTGTCGGAACGAGAGATCAAGGGAGGGGCCCAGTGACCGTGGGCACCAGGACACCGGCCGCATTGGTGCTGGAGGACGGGCGGGTGTTCCGCGGATCGGCCTACGGCGCCCAGGGCCGCACGCTGGGCGAGGCCGTGTTCTGCACCGGGATGACCGGCTACCAGGAGACGCTGACCGATCCGTCCTACCACCGCCAGATCGTGGTGCAGACCGCGCCGCAGATCGGCAACACCGGCTGGAACGACGAGGACGACGAGTCCGCCCGCATCTGGGTGTCCGGCTACGTCGTGCGCGACCCGGCGCGGGTGCCGTCGAACTGGCGGTCCCGCCGCACCCTCGACGAGGAGCTGGCGCGCCAGGGCGTGGTCGGCATCAGCGGCGTCGACACCCGCACCCTGACCCGTCACCTGCGCGAGCAGGGCGCGATGCGGGCCGGCGTGTTTTCCGGCGACGCGCTCGACACCGAGGAGGCGATGACCGCGCAGGTGCTGGCGAGCCCGCCGATGAAGGGCGCCGACCTGGCCGGCGAGGTCACCACCAAGCAGCCGTACGTGGTCGCCCCCGAGGGCGAGCGGCGCTTCCGCGTCGCCGCGCTGGACCTGGGCATCAAGTCCAACACCCCGCGCCAGATGAGCCGCCGCGGCATCGAGCTGCACGTGCTGCCCTCGACCAGCTCGCTGGACGAGCTGCTGGCCGTCGAGCCGGACGGCGTGTTCCTGTCCAACGGCCCGGGCGACCCGGCCACCCAGGACCACGCGGTCGCGCTGACCGAGGAGGTCCTGCGCCGCGAGATCCCGCTGTTCGGCATCTGCTTCGGCAACCAGATCCTCGGCCGCGCGCTGGGCCTTGGCACCTACAAGATGCGCTACGGCCACCGGGGCATCAACATCCCGGTGATCGACGTGGAGACCGGCCGGGTGGCGATCACCGCGCAGAACCACGGCTTCGCCCTGGAAGGCGAGCCGGGTCAGCGGTTCGAGTCGCCCTTCGGCGCCGCGCGCGTGAGCCACTA
The window above is part of the Amycolatopsis thermoflava N1165 genome. Proteins encoded here:
- the carA gene encoding glutamine-hydrolyzing carbamoyl-phosphate synthase small subunit; this encodes MTVGTRTPAALVLEDGRVFRGSAYGAQGRTLGEAVFCTGMTGYQETLTDPSYHRQIVVQTAPQIGNTGWNDEDDESARIWVSGYVVRDPARVPSNWRSRRTLDEELARQGVVGISGVDTRTLTRHLREQGAMRAGVFSGDALDTEEAMTAQVLASPPMKGADLAGEVTTKQPYVVAPEGERRFRVAALDLGIKSNTPRQMSRRGIELHVLPSTSSLDELLAVEPDGVFLSNGPGDPATQDHAVALTEEVLRREIPLFGICFGNQILGRALGLGTYKMRYGHRGINIPVIDVETGRVAITAQNHGFALEGEPGQRFESPFGAARVSHYCPNDDTVEGVRCADVPAFSVQYHPEAAAGPHDAAPLFDEFVTLMEKKSR